GACCTGCCGGAGACGATCACTTTCGACCAGATGTCGGAAGAAGAGCTGCTTGCCGGTATCGAGGGCCTCGTGCCGCCGGAAAAGAGCGACGATTATTAAGCGCGTCGACCGGACCTGATCCGGAAAAGAGCGACGATTACCAATCGTCAATCTTGCGCCTTTATTGCTTAGGCATATTATTGCCCATGTGTGCGCCAATCGTTGATTGGCGCGCTTTTATTTTTGTCGGAGTGGCTTTGGAATGATGCGGCAGTACGAGCTCGTGGAGCGGGTTCAGCAATACAAGCCCGATGCCAATGAAGCACTGCTGAACAAGGCCTATGTTTACGCCATGCAGAAACATGGCCAGCAGAAACGCGCGAGCGGCGACCCGTATATTTCCCATCCGCTCGAGGTCGCCGCCATCCTGACCGATATGCATCTCGATGAATCGACGATCGCGGTTGCCCTTCTGCACGATACGATCGAGGATACGACGGCGACGCGCGCCGAAATCGACGAACTCTTTGGTGAGGATATCGGCCGCCTGGTCGAGGGGCTGACGAAGATAAAGAAGCTCGATCTCGTCACCAAGAAGGCCAAGCAGGCGGAGAACCTGCGCAAGCTGCTGCTCGCCATATCAGATGACGTGCGGGTGCTGCTCGTCAAGCTCGCCGACCGCCTGCACAATATGCGTACCCTCGATCACATGTCGGCCGATAAGCGTGCCCGCATCTCCGAGGAGACGATGGAAATCTATGCGCCGCTCGCCGGCCGCATGGGCATGCAGGACATGCGCGAGGAACTCGAGGAGCTTTCCTTCCGGCACATGAACCCGGAGGCCTACGAGACCGTCACGAAAAGGCTGGAAGAGCTCTCCAAGCGCAACGAAGGCATCGTTAAGAAGATCGAGGCCGAATTGCGCGACCTGCTGGTCGCAAGCGGCCTGACGAGCGCCTATGTCAAGGGCCGGCAGAAGAAGCCCTATTCGGTCTTTCGCAAGATGCAGTCGAAGTCGCTTTCCTTCGAACAGCTTTCCGATGTCTACGGCTTCCGTCTGATCGTCGAGGACATCCCGTCCTGTTACCGGGCGCTCGGCATCGTCCACACGCGCTGGCGCGTGGTGCCCGGCCGGTTCAAGGATTATATCTCGACGCCGAAGCAGAACGATTACCGTTCGCTCCACACCACCATCGTCGGCCCCTCCAGCCAGCGCATCGAGCTGCAGATCCGCACGAAGCGCATGCACGAAATCGCCGAGTTCGGCATCGCCGCCCACACGCTCTACAAGGACGGCGCCACCAATGCCGATGGCGACATTCTTTCGCGCGAATCCAATGCCTATTCCTGGCTGCGCCATACGATCGAGGCGCTCGCTGAAGGTGACAGCCCTGAGGAATTCCTTGAGCACACCAAGCTCGAACTCTTCCAGGATCAGGTCTTCTGCTTCACGCCGAAGGGCAAGCTGATTGCCCTGCCGCGTGGTGCCACCCCGATCGATTTCGCCTATGCGGTGCACACCAATATCGGCGACACGACGGTGGGCGCCAAGATCAACGGCCGCATCATGCCGCTGGTGACGCGGCTGGCAAATGGCGACGAGGTCGAGATCATCCGCTCCGGCGTGCAGGTTCCGCCGGCCGCCTGGGAGGAGATCGTCGTCACCGGCAAGGCGCGAGCGGCCATCCGCCGCGCCACCCGCATGGCGATCCGCAAGCAATATGCCGGCCTCGGCCACCGCATTCTCGAGCGCACCTTCAACCGGGCCGGCAAGATTTTCTCGCGGGAGGCGATGAAGCCGGCACTGCACCGCCTGGGCCAGAAGGATGTCGAGGATGCGATCGCCGCCGTCGGCCGCGGCGAGATGTCGTCACTCGACGTGCTGCGCGCCGTCTATCCTGACCACCAGGACGAGCGTGTCACCGTCAAGCCTTCCGGCGATGATGGCTGGTTCAACGTCCGCAGCGCCGCGGGCATGATCTTCAAGATTCCCGGCAAGGCCAAGGCGGGGGCCGAAGGTGCCCATTCGGAACTCGATGCCGATGTCGATGTCGGCTCGATCCGCGGTCTGTCCGGCAACGTCGACGTCAAGTTCGCCTCGACCGGCGCCGTGCCCGGCGACCGCATCGTCGGCATCATGGATCAGAGCAAGGGCATCACCATCTATCCGATCCAGTCGCCGAGCCTGCAGCGTTTCGACGATCAGCCCGATCGCTGGATCGACGTGCGCTGGGATCTCGACGAGGCCAACAAATCGCGTTTCATGGCACGTATCATGGTGAATGCGTTGAATGAGCCCGGCACGCTTGCCAAGGTCGCCCAGACCGTCGCCGGGCTCGACGTCAATATTCGCATGCT
This DNA window, taken from Rhizobium etli CFN 42, encodes the following:
- a CDS encoding RelA/SpoT family protein encodes the protein MMRQYELVERVQQYKPDANEALLNKAYVYAMQKHGQQKRASGDPYISHPLEVAAILTDMHLDESTIAVALLHDTIEDTTATRAEIDELFGEDIGRLVEGLTKIKKLDLVTKKAKQAENLRKLLLAISDDVRVLLVKLADRLHNMRTLDHMSADKRARISEETMEIYAPLAGRMGMQDMREELEELSFRHMNPEAYETVTKRLEELSKRNEGIVKKIEAELRDLLVASGLTSAYVKGRQKKPYSVFRKMQSKSLSFEQLSDVYGFRLIVEDIPSCYRALGIVHTRWRVVPGRFKDYISTPKQNDYRSLHTTIVGPSSQRIELQIRTKRMHEIAEFGIAAHTLYKDGATNADGDILSRESNAYSWLRHTIEALAEGDSPEEFLEHTKLELFQDQVFCFTPKGKLIALPRGATPIDFAYAVHTNIGDTTVGAKINGRIMPLVTRLANGDEVEIIRSGVQVPPAAWEEIVVTGKARAAIRRATRMAIRKQYAGLGHRILERTFNRAGKIFSREAMKPALHRLGQKDVEDAIAAVGRGEMSSLDVLRAVYPDHQDERVTVKPSGDDGWFNVRSAAGMIFKIPGKAKAGAEGAHSELDADVDVGSIRGLSGNVDVKFASTGAVPGDRIVGIMDQSKGITIYPIQSPSLQRFDDQPDRWIDVRWDLDEANKSRFMARIMVNALNEPGTLAKVAQTVAGLDVNIRMLNTVRVAADFTEMMLEVEVWDLRQLNQLLAQMKELDCIATVRRLYE